The window CAGCTCTTGGGACGCCTTGCCAATCAGAGCCATACCCTGGGCATAGGAACAGATCTTCGAGCAATAGAGTGCATCCCGGATCTTGGTGATGAATTCTGCTGTATCGCCCTCATACTTTCCAGACGGCCCGGTGAGTTCCTTCGCTGCTGCCACTCGTTCGGCCTTGATCGAAGACATGATGCGGGCGTTAACGGCTGCTGTAATGGTTGGAATCGCAACGCCCAAATCCAGAGCGGTTTCCACCGTCCACTTCCCAGTCCCTTTCTGACCCGCCGCATCCAGGATGACATCCACTAACGCTAATCCCGTTTCGTCGTCCATCTTGGTGAAAATATTCGCGGTAATTTCAATCAAGAAAGAGTTCAGTTCTTCGGTGGTGTTCCAGTCGGCAAAGACTTCATGAAGCTGCTCGTGATCCAGTCCTAGTGTGTTTCTTAGGAGATCGTAGGCTTCAGCAATCAGCTGCATATCTCCGTATTCAATCCCGTTATGCACCATTTTGACATAGTGCCCTGCACCACCGGGGCCGATGTAGGTTACGCAGGGGCCATCGTCAACCTGAGCCGCAATTTTCGTCACAATGGGTTCAATTTCCTGGTAAGCGGCAGCCGTTCCCCCTGGCATAAGGCTAGGTCCATTCAGTGCGCCTTCCTCGCCACCACTAACCCCCATGCCGATGTAGCGTAAACCGATAGACTCTAGCTCTTTGGTTCGACGTTCAGTGTCGGTATAGAGCGAGTTTCCACCGTCAATGATCATGTCTCCCTCCTCCAGTAGAGGCTTGAGATCGTTGATCACGTAGTCTACAGGAGCCCCCGCCTTCACCATGATTAGAATCTTGCGGGGACGCTCTAGCGATGAAACAAATTCTTCGAGGGAATACGCGGGCTTCACATTTTTACCTGCGGCTCGCGTTTCCATAAACTCATCTGTCTTTGCAGATGTGCGGTTGTATACCGTAATGGGAAATCCGTTTCGCTCGATGTTGAGCGCAAGATTCTCACCCATTACCGCTAAGCCAATTAGACCAAAACTCTGTGCCATATCACTCTCTTGAGACTCTCTGCGTAGGAACAACAGACCAACATCCTGAAACAATCGCCGCCGTGTAGCACTGTTCGAGATGACCGGATATAACGCACCGCTATACCCACTGTCGGATGTTCAAGACTGGGACATCTTGAGCGAGGGCAACACCTTTCTCAAGACTTTGTGCGTTTCAATACATTGAGAACCGTTGCTAGAACAGGCGTAGCTGTGCGTGTACCTTACAGAGTAGACAACTTTTTCCGGTAGCCCCATTCATCACAGATTTTCTTTATGCATGGCTCAGTGGAATAATGCTCCAACGGCTGACGATACGGGCTTCTATACCCGTATTTATGCTAAAATTTGTAAGGAAAAAGGGCATTTTTACTAGCCCTTCCCCATCATGTCTAGACATGTCAGCAGTTTTTCATCAAATTCAGCGATTAACTGCTGAAATTTTAGTTTTTTGGAGCTTTCTGGACCCACTATGACTATAGTCCCTACCGATTTGCGGAGTGAAATGTCCCGCTCTTACCTGGAATACGCCATGAGCGTCATCGTAGGACGGGCACTTCCAGACGCAAGGGATGGTCTAAAGCCAGTTCATCGCCGCATTCTCTACGCGATGCACGAACTCGGTTTGACACCCGATCGCC is drawn from Synechococcales cyanobacterium T60_A2020_003 and contains these coding sequences:
- the gnd gene encoding decarboxylating NADP(+)-dependent phosphogluconate dehydrogenase, producing the protein MAQSFGLIGLAVMGENLALNIERNGFPITVYNRTSAKTDEFMETRAAGKNVKPAYSLEEFVSSLERPRKILIMVKAGAPVDYVINDLKPLLEEGDMIIDGGNSLYTDTERRTKELESIGLRYIGMGVSGGEEGALNGPSLMPGGTAAAYQEIEPIVTKIAAQVDDGPCVTYIGPGGAGHYVKMVHNGIEYGDMQLIAEAYDLLRNTLGLDHEQLHEVFADWNTTEELNSFLIEITANIFTKMDDETGLALVDVILDAAGQKGTGKWTVETALDLGVAIPTITAAVNARIMSSIKAERVAAAKELTGPSGKYEGDTAEFITKIRDALYCSKICSYAQGMALIGKASQELFEGKVDLGECARIWKGGCIIRAGFLGKIKKAFDDNPALPNLLLASEFKQTILDRQDAWREVIMVAAKLGIPVPAFSASLDYFDSYRRDRLPQNLTQAQRDYFGAHTYERTDHPRGETFHAEWF